One window of the Colletotrichum destructivum chromosome 6, complete sequence genome contains the following:
- a CDS encoding Putative cytochrome P450: MLPTVQITGLASWPAFGLLGLLLALYVAFKCVYLMFFHPLAKYPGPRAAAISDLWFTASISSGRHPFRMIELHRKYGDVVRIGPTWLSFNTPEAYMDVYGRPTQGKKAFLKFAQYERPGDISTTRDPELHAVQKKALSKGFSATALRDQEVVLQQYLHTLIQQIRDLGKNGEAAVNVGEALNWFTLDIIGDLAFGESFDSLSKASNHSQALITDALRYSGVEYLRRQRPYLGSLIARLLFPRSLEQKHLEYQAIAGAKAEKRIQRADLDRQDFFSHLIRDRRISKNELMATAWTLIMAGSETTATALTATIFYLLRNPDSLQKLAEEVRTSFNSAEQIKGDSVTGLPYLNGVIEEGLRLFPPLAIGLPRESPGALVDGRYIPEGICVSVENLSLSYDTRYWNDPESFKPERWLGDGLEGDCRLAHHPFSEGTRSCIGKNLAYLEMRVLLASLVYHFDWHLVSEIEDWNKSSMCYALWTMPELLVKFRPRVDA, encoded by the exons ATGCTGCCAACTGTACAGATCACAGGATTGGCCTCATGGCCCGCCTTTGGGCTCTTGGGCTTG CTTTTGGCCCTTTATGTTGCATTCAAGTGCGTCTACTTGATGTTCTTCCATCCATTAGCGAAATACCCCGGGCCGCGAGCAGCGGCCATCTCTGAT CTATGGTTCACTGCTTCCATATCCAGCGGCCGACACCCATTCAGAATGATAGAGCTTCATCGCAAGTACG GTGATGTTGTTCGCATTGGGCCGACTTGGCTTTCCTTCAACACGCCGGAAGCGTATATGGACGTGTACGGAAGGCCAACCCAGGGCAAAAAGGCATTTCTCAAGTTCGCGCAGTACGAGCGACCCGGAGATATCTCCACTACGCGAGACCCCGAGTTGCATGCGGTCCAGAAAAAAGCCTTGTCGAAGGGGTTTAGTGCCACAGCACTGCGTGACCAAGAGGTTGTTTTGCAGCAGTATCTTCATACGTTGATTCAGCAGATACGCGATCTCGGAAAAAACGGAGAAGCTGCTGTCAATGTTGGGGAGGCTCTGAATTGGTTTACATTGGACATTATCG GCGATCTTGCATTTGGCGAGTCTTTTGACTCGCTTTCCAAAGCATCTAACCACTCGCAAGCACTCATCACGGACGCTTTGCGCTACAGTGGCGTCGAGTATCTCCGGCGTCAACGGCCATACCTCGGATCCCTGATTGCTCGGCTCCTGTTTCCGCGATCTTTGGAACAGAAACACCTCGAGTACCAGGCGATAGCCGGTGCAAAGGCCGAAAAGCGCATTCAACGAGCAGACCTTGACCGACAGGACTTCTTCAGCCATCTTATACGGGATCGTCGTATTTCTAAGAATGAGTTGATGGCCACAGCCTGGACTTTGATCATGGCTGGCTCTGAGACCACGGCCACCGCTCTCACTGCTACTATATTTTACCTGCTTCGCAACCCTGATAGTTTGCAGAAACTGGCCGAAGAAGTTCGCACGAGTTTCAACTCTGCGGAACAGATTAAAG GGGACTCCGTTACTGGACTTCCATACCTCAACGGCGTTATAGAGGAAGGTCTACGGCTCTTTCCACCTTTGGCCATTGGCCTGCCTCGGGAGTCGCCGGGCGCTTTGGTCGATGGTCGGTACATCCCCGAGGGTATCTGCGTGTCTGTAGAGAACCTATCGCTGTCCTACGACACGCGCTACTGGAATGATCCAGAGTCGTTCAAGCCCGAAAGGTGGCTGGGGGACGGCCTTGAAGGCGACTGCAGGCTGGCTCACCACCCTTTCTCCGAGGGCACACGGTCATGCATTGGGAAGAACTTGGCCTACCTTGAGATGCGTGTCTTGCTCGCTAGTCTCGTTTATCATTTTGACTGGCATCTGGTTTCTGAGATCGAGGACTGGAATAAGAGCAGCATGTGCTATGCACTATGGACGATGCCTGAGCTGCTGGTCAAGTTCCGTCCCCGAGTCGATGCGTAG
- a CDS encoding Putative NAD(P)-binding domain, NAD(P)-binding domain superfamily, which translates to MTIKTVAVVGASGLVGLRVVKALQEKGFDVTAVSRESSTATFPPGVAVRRANLSSVESLTAAFAGQDAVVSAISTVAVIVPGAQDPLIDAAAAAGVKRFVPSEYGLNTRNLEGEILGDWLKAKTAAVDYLIKKAEANPGFTWTGVGTSLFFDWSITRGIYGISLENKSITIFDSGDQKVSTTSLSFLAEGIAAVLRHPGETANKYINIVEFEVTQNQLHKLFEEETGTTFAVEHKTADEAEREGKEKLAAGGRFPFEEFLQKYWFGDGPGHAIKEEDKANKVLELPQSDLREVVRRYIAEHTA; encoded by the exons ATGACCATCAAGACTGTTGCCGTTGTCGGT GCttccggcctcgtcggcctccgTGTCGTCAAGGCCCTTCAGGAAAAGGGCTTCGACGTCACGGCCGTTTCCCGCGAGTCCTCGACCGCCACGTTCCCTCcgggcgtcgccgtccgtAGGGCCAACCTGTCGTCCGTCGAGTCGctcaccgccgccttcgccggccaggacgccgtcgtctccgccATCTCaaccgtcgccgtcatcgtccccGGCGCGCAAGACCCACTcatcgatgccgccgccgccgccggcgtcaagcGTTTCGTCCCGTCCGAGTACGGCCTCAACACTCGCAACCTGGAGGGCGAGATCCTCGGCGACTggctcaaggccaagacaGCCGCGGTCGATTACCTgatcaagaaggccgaggcgaaCCCTGGCTTCACGTGGACCGGTGTTGGGACAAGTCTTTTCTTCGACTGG AGCATCACGAGGGGCATCTATGGCATCTCCCTCGAGAACAAGAGCATCACCATCTTCGACTCCGGGGACCAAAAGGTCTCCACGACGTCGCTCTCCTTTCTCGCAgagggcatcgccgccgtgctgCGGCACCCCGGCGAGACGGCCAACAAGTACATCAACAtcgtcgagttcgaggtCACGCAGAACCAGCTCCACAAGCTgttcgaggaggagacggggacTACCTTCGCGGTCGAGCACAagaccgccgacgaggccgagagagagggcaaggagaagctggcggccggcgggaggTTTCCCTTTGAGGAGTTCCTCCAGAAGTACTGGTTTGGCGACGGCCCGGGCcacgccatcaaggaggaggacaaggcgAACAAGGTGCTCGAGCTGCCGCAGAGCGATCTGCGCGAGGTCGTGAGGCGGTATATTGCGGAGCACACCGCTTGA
- a CDS encoding Putative TauD/TfdA-like domain, taurine dioxygenase TauD-like superfamily, with the protein MGSMPGFSVQPFKNGLKFGAEIHGLDINNMTGKLKFSAANRMSDSHDQLDADVENLRETIQKYFVVVVKNQQNELPSKNWELLQKLDPGAPEFTDEEWAKFYNPEGKGILAKLGYNAIPNAGRLYLMGKGYQGKDHYGLKNVEINEAFADAYYSKPLPLEDFKKGVARFQSWHMDGPQYNINPPKFSSFRSIRVPQGEQTVEWADGSGMTMKIKPGRTAFISTAQMYDVLSEDEKRMADHSWCEYMYYPYEWILGCRGNPNGLNVACEGREVPEEVMESMPRDPKHQQILPMVWVNEVTGGKHFQVQPNIVRRLFIRSGPDEKPRVIDDIKEVRDFLTNIQGRILRPENVYVGPEDEGDHLFWYNWGVMHSKIDYPVEYGVRTAHQGWLPGSKAPKGPVPIPGH; encoded by the exons ATGGGATCAATGCCAGGCTTCAGTGTTCAGCCTTTTAAGAATGGTTTGAAA TTCGGCGCAGAGATCCACGGGCTTGACATCAATAACATGACGGGCAAGTTGAAGTTTTCTGCTGCCAATAGAATGTCAGATTCTCATGATCAACTAGACGCCGATGTCGAGAATTTACGTGAGACAATCCAGAAGTActttgttgtcgtcgtcaaaaACCAGCAGAATGAGCTCCCGAGCAAGAACTGGGAGCTCTTGCAAAAGCTTGATCCTGGGGCGCCTGAATTCACGGACGAGGAGTGGGCCAAGTTCTACAACCCAGAGGGCAAAGGAATTCTG GCCAAGCTAGGCTACAATGCGATCCCCAATGCTGGGCGTCTCTACCTCATGGGCAAAGGATACCAGGGCAAGGATCACTATGGGCTGAAAAACGTTGAAATCAACGAAGCGTTTGCGGATGCCTACTATTCCAAGCCTCTGCCCCTGGAGGATTTCAAGAAAGGTGTTGCGCGCTTCCAGTCCTGGCACATGGACGGCCCGCAATATAACATCAACCCCCCCAAGTTCAGCTCCTTTCGCAGCATTCGAGTGCCCCAAGGGGAGCAAACTGTCGAATGGGCTGATGGCTCTGGCATGACCATGAAGATCAAGCCTGGACGCACTGCCTTCATTAGCACAGCTCAGATGTACGACGTGCTCAgcgaagacgagaagaggATGGCCGACCACAGCTGGTGCGAGTACATGTACTACCCGTACGAGTGGATTCTGGGCTGCCGTGGGAATCCCAACGGGCTCAACGTTGCTTGCGAAGGCAGAGAGGTGCCGGAGGAAGTTATGGAGTCTATGCCCAGAGATCCTAAACATCAGCAAATT CTTCCAATGGTATGGGTGAACGAAGTTACCGGCGGGAAACATTTCCAGGTGCAGCCGAATATTGTGCGCCGGCTCTTCATCCGTAGCGGACCCGACGAGAAACCCAGAGTCATTGATGATATCAAGGAGGTGCGAGACTTCCTCACGAACATCCAGGGTCGGATTCTTCGGCCGGAAAACGTCTACGTCGGCCctgaagacgaaggagaCCATCTCTTTTGGTACAACTGGGGTGTGATGCACTCCAAGATTGATTATCCCGTCGAATATGGAGTCAGAACGGCTCACCAAGGTTGGCTTCCCGGGAGTAAGGCGCCCAAAGGCCCAGTGCCTATCCCGGGACACTAA
- a CDS encoding Putative major facilitator superfamily, MFS transporter superfamily yields MATLNNGPPGQEKDGIAQEATADASVVANDSPPTSTSQTSPTTEKASIPAGPPDGGLQAWLHIIGSFFLYFNTWGLISSFGAFQAFYQSDILSGSTPFQISAIGSLQNFLMVFLGFIIGPIYDLGYSRYLLVVGSVLVLAGLILQAFCRTLWQFLLCQGVVIGIGTGCLSTLGVALPSQWFSTRLALANGIAANGSGVGGLVLPALFRAMQPKIGFRWTVLVFALISLVTLGVANLVIKTSKLKIPLKRRPLVDRSVFRDVPFLCFLAACCLLFLGMYTPYVYVQSYALDRGMASEDVALYLLSILNGASIVGRIVPNFFAPRVGIMNMIAAAVFVMSVAAFSFAATNSQASLIAVTVVYGFFSGTFFALQPTTFVKLTADKSYMGTRFGMAFTVMSVALLFGSPIAGALSRSHGYLSGWIWSGCCLAASGATIYVARGFSGGWKPNKIV; encoded by the exons ATGGCGACGTTAAACAACGGTCCCCCGGGAcaggagaaggacggcatCGCGCAGGAGGCCACGGCGGACGCCTCCGTTGTCGCCAACGACAGCCCCCCGACGTCCACATCACAGACATCACCAACTACCGAGAAGGCATCGATCCCTGCCGGGCCGCCGGACGGTGGTCTGCAAGCATGGCTCCACATCATTGGCTCGTTCTTCCTTTACTTCAATACGTGGG GCTTGATATCCAGCTTCGGCGCCTTCCAGGCCTTCTACCAGTCCGACATCCTTAGCGGCAGCACCCCCTTCCAGATCTCGGCCATCGGCTCCCTGCAGAACTTCCTCATGGTGTTCCTGGGCTTCATCATAGGGCCCATCTACGACCTCGGCTACTCGCGctacctcctcgtcgtcgggtcCGTCCTCGTGCTCGCGGGGCTCATCCTGCAGGCCTTCTGCCGCACCCTGTGGCAGTTCCTCCTCTGCCagggcgtcgtcatcggcatcgggaCGGGCTGCCTGTCCACCCTGGGCGTGGCGCTGCCGTCGCAGTggttctcgacgaggctggcgctggccaacGGCATCGCGGCCAACGGGAGCGGTGTTGGCGG CCTCGTTCTGCCCGCCCTGTTCCGCGCCATGCAGCCCAAGATCGGATTCCGCTGGACCGTCCTTGTCTTCGCCCTCATCTCGCTCGTCacgctcggcgtcgccaacCTCGTCATCAAGACCTCCAAGCTCAAGATCCCGCTGAAGCGCCGCCCGCTCGTCGACCGCTCCGTCTTCCGCGACGTGCCcttcctctgcttcctcgccgcctgctgcctgctcttcctcggcatgTACACGCCCTACGTCTACGTCCAGAGCTACGCGCTCGACAGGGGCATGGCGAGCGAGGACGTCGCGCTCTacctcctctccatcctcaacggcgcctccatcgtcggccgcaTCGTGCCCAACTTCTTCGCGCCCCGCGTCGGCATCATGAACatgatcgccgccgccgtcttcgtcatgtccgtcgccgccttctccttcgccgccaccaacAGTCAGGCGTCGCTgatcgccgtcaccgtcgtctaCGGCTTCTTCAGCGGAACCTTCTTCGCGCTGCAGCCCACGACCTTCGTCAAGCTGACGGCCGACAAGAGCTACATGGGCACGCGCTTCGGCATGGCCTTCACCGTCATGTCCGTGGCCCTGCTATTCGGCTCGCCCATCGCCGGCGCGCTGTCCAGGTCTCACGGCTACCTGAGCGGGTGGATCTGGTCGGGGTGCTGTCTGGCGGCGAGCGGCGCGACCATCTACGTTGCGCGCGGCTTCTCGGGCGGTTGGAAGCCGAACAAGATTGTTTGA
- a CDS encoding uncharacterized protein (Putative aromatic prenyltransferase DMATS-type, fungi) gives MENTDSRVKSRRNGQELWWVVCKPAIAGLLDHAGTYSPEEKERQLSFFQRHVTPWLGPPPLSDGTRAVNPIDVTSPVEASINFTSLAKPIVRYQYEPLSATRERQGIPAENFGQNHVREMLSQIKEEIKDVDLHWADQFIEGLFPNNEAEVALALKRAQTELPPPLDHALTFNMALDLSGATRKMKAYMFPMAKNLATGRHRDARDAGFDAIRNLKPHGDKLVPAVDFLDRYWDTCPERLILDMIGMDCIDPSKARIKIYAHVSTRNSWDLIRHVSTFGGQATDPDRLRGLEILHSLWDVLRNEQSSPGEDYDKPMRHPTSFLGSIMFSFEIVPGRQIPEVKIYVPMWQYSPSDGHVAKNLISAFQKLGWHDVAENYLPNLRRTFPGADLDSPLSVLHSNLSYSYSPATGAYISVYYAVSGKATTATDQAK, from the exons ATGGAAAACACAGACAGCCGCGTTAAAAGCAGACGCAACGGTCAGGAATTATGGTGGGTGGTATGCAAGCCTGCTATAGCCGGTTTGTTGGACCACGCAGGGACTTACTCACCT gaagaaaaagaacgGCAATTGTCGTTCTTCCAGCGACACGTCACACCTTGGCTagggccaccaccactgTCAGATGGCACTCGTGCTGTCAACCCGATTGATGTGACCTCACCCGTTGAAGCAAGCATCAACTTCACGTCGTTGGCCAAACCCATCGTACGCTATCAATATGA ACCTTTAAGTGCCACGAGAGAGCGGCAAGGCATACCCGCCGAGAACTTTGGACAAAACCATGTGCGAGAGATGCTCTCGCAGATCAAGGAAGAGATCAAGGATGTCGACTTGCATTGGGCTGACCAGTTCATCGAAGGCCTGTTCCCAAACAATGAAGCCGAGGTCGCGTTGGCTCTCAAGCGTGCGCAAACGGagcttcctccccctcttgACCACGCCCTCACTTTCAACATGGCCCTCGACCTCAGCGGCGCTACCCGTAAGATGAAGGCGTACATGTTCCCCATGGCCAAGAATCTCGCCACCGGTCGTCACCGCGATGCGCGAGATGCAGGATTCGACGCCATACGGAACTTGAAGCCGCACGGCGATAAGCTGGTCCCTGCCGTCGACTTTCTCGACAGGTACTGGGATACCTGCCCCGAGAGGTTGATCCTTGACATGATTGGCATGGATTGCATCGACCCGTCCAAGGCTCGGATCAAAATCTATGCACACGTTTCGACGCGCAACAGCTGGGACTTGATCCGTCACGTCTCCACGTTCGGTGGACAA GCAACCGACCCTGATCGCCTGAGGGGGCTTGAAATCTTGCACTCGCTCTGGGATGTGTTGCGGAACGAGCAGTCCAGTCCTGGCGAAGACTACGACAAGCCTATGCGACATCCGACCTCGTTCCTGGGAAGCATCATGTTCAGCTTCGAGATAGTGCCCGGCCGCCAAATCCCTGAAGTCAAGAT ATACGTTCCGATGTGGCAATACTCGCCGAGCGATGGTCATGTGGCCAAAAACCTGATATCTGCGTTCCAGAAGCTAGGCTGGCATGACGTTGCTGAA AATTACTTGCCCAACCTGCGCCGGACGTTTCCTGGTGCCGATCTCGACTCGCCGTTGTCGGTGCTGCACAGCAATCTGTCGTACTCGTACTCGCCAGCGACAGGTGCATACATAAGCGTCTACTATGCGGTCAGCGGGAAGGCCACTACTGCGACTGATCAGGCAAAGTAA